The Tolypothrix sp. PCC 7712 region TCACTGCTGATATCGCTGCTTGATTAGAAAATCCCCGCGCGCTAACTAGCCAAGCAGCTAAGATATGTCCTGTGCGTCCAATTCCCCCAGCACAGTGAACCACTACTTTTTCACTGGCTTGGTTTGCAAGTAACAAAAAAGGCAATATTTTCTGAGTGAGGGTTTCATTATTCACTAGTTGGAAATCCTCAATTGGTGCCCAACAAACTCGCTCAACTCCAAAGTTGTTTTGATAAATTTGCAGTAAATTTGAGTATCGATTTAGCTGAGTTTCATGAAGTAAACAGCAAACACGCTGAATATTTTGACTTTGCATAAACTCAATCCACTGATTGATTTTTTGGCTACTATATCCAGGCCTTGCAGCACCAAATACAATAGTTTCATTTTCAGAAGCTGCAGCAAATTTGTACATAATTTAATATCATTGATATTTTGATAATTAAAATTTATTAGTAAAAACAATGTTCATAAACCGCAGTATATTCAATTATTTATTTAGATTGTAATTGATATTTTAATATGTTTATAATCTTCTGAGCTTCATACTGAAAATTAATTGTTATTCCTACATACCACAAGATTGAAACAAAGGTTAGCCACATAATTAGCATAAATATCATAAATATTGATGAATGTGAGCCTTGTAAAGCTTGTTGCCATGAAAAAATAATGCCAGTGATTACAATAGATAACATCAACAACCACATGATCACCAATATCAATAATTCCCGGTTGGATGGTCGCATTTTTAAAGCTACAATCAATTCATTATTAATATTTTCCATAATATGTATCTGGGCTTGAGTTTCAATACAAAGTTTCTTGTAGGCGTAAGGGCCATTGATGCGGAAAGAATGATCATTTATTAATTTGACAAAATATCGCCTTTCGATGCTACCAAATAAGCCAGAACTTTTATCTGTAATTCCTGTATTGGATAAATCTGATAGGATTATTTGCAAGTTTTTTAAAGAAAGTATGATATGTAGATTACAACGTTTGATAGGGACAACAGATGACAATAACTTTCTCAATCTCAAAATAGCTTGTGTCATGGTAGGTTTTATGGCGATATCATCATCGTTTCTTAATAATTAGAATTTTAAATACTTAAACTTCAGTAAGCATTGTAGTATTTACGGTTAATACTCAATAGCATTGATAATTTGTTGATTATTTAGCAAAATTAATTAATCTTTACGATTTAAAATTAAGTGATTACGTTCAGTTAATTCTGCTTCCCAGTTAGGCTCAACTACAATTGTACTAATCTTTTCAACAATGATGGCAGGCCCATGAATAACATCTTCTGTCTGCAAATCTTCGCGACGATATACAGGTGTATTATGCCATTGTTCGCTAGTAAACATCCTCACTTGCTCAACAGCTTGAGGCTTTTCATCTAAAGAACGAGTGCGAGTAACTAAAGGTTCCTCAGGTGTGTCCATTTTTTGAATTAATTCAACTGAAGCAGATTCCACAATTAATTGCTTTTCTAGTTGGATGAAACCATAGCGAGATTTATGTTCAGCTTCAAAACTTGCTCGCATGGCTGAAACTTCAGGCTTAAAATCAATTATCAATATGGAGTTAGTACCTTCATATTTTAAATTTAGTTTAGCAACTATTTCCTGCTGCTGAGTATTATAATCATTACTAATTTCACTGGCTGCTTGAGTAGCTAAATTAGCAATTAAATTTTGTAATTGGGAAATTAATGCTGATGTTAAAGGCTGTTCTACTCCCTTTTCTCTAATGGCTCGAATATCAGCTAATCCCATACCATAAGCAGATAAAACGCCAGCGTAAGGGTGAAGAAATATCTGTTTCATGCCTAAAGTATCGGCAATTAAACAAGCAACTTGTGCGCCAGCACCGCCAAAACAACAAAGTACATATTGCGTGACATCATAACCCCTCTGGAGACTGATTTTTTTAATGGCATTCGCCATATTCTCTACTGCGATCGCAATAAATCCTGCAGCTACTTGTTCCGGGGTACGATTGTTACCTGTTGCTGTTTTGATATCTTCTGCTAACTGGGTAAATTTAGCTGTGACAATCTCTTGATATAATGGTAAATTGCCCTCAATTCCAAAAACAGCTGGAAAATATTGTGGGTGAATTTTACCTAACATGACATTAGCATCAGTTACTGCTAAAGGGCCGCCACGTCGATAACAAGCAGGGCCAGGATTTGATCCAGACGATTCTGGCCCTACACGATAACTAGAACCATCAAACAATAAAATTGAACCGCCACCAGCCGCAATTGTATTAATTGCTAATACTGGAACTCGCATCCTCGCACCAGCAATTTCAGATTCTAATTGGCGTTCGTATTCTCCTTTAAAATGGGCAACATCAGTACTAGTTCCACCCATATCAAAGGTAATTACTAACTCAAAACCTGCTCTTTTACTAGTTTGAACTGCACCCACAATTCCCCCAGCCGGGCCACTTAAAATACTATCTTTACCTTGAAATTGTTGGGCTGTAACTAAACCGCCGTCAGATTTCATAAACATTAATTTGACTCCAGGTAACTGACTTGCTATCTGGTTCACATAGCGCCGTAAAATTGGTGTCAAATAAGCATCTACAACTGTGGTATCACCGCGACTAACTAACTTCATTAAAGGGCTAACCTGATGAGATACTGATATTTGTGTAAATCCAATTTCTTGAGCAATTTGATATACTTGTTGCTCGTGATTGTGATAGCGATCGCTGTGCATAAAAACAATGGCACAACTGCGAATTCCTGTGTTGTAAACTGCTTGTAAGTCTTGTTTCACTTGTGCAAGATTAACAGCTATTAATTTATTACCTTGAGCATCATAGCGTTCATCAACTTCAATTACCTGCTCATAAAGCATCGTTGGTAAAACTATATGAAGGGCAAAAATATCAGGGCGGTTTTGGTAGCCAATACGCAACGCATCTTTAAAGCCTTTGGTAATTAGCAGGACGACGCGATCGCCTTTTCTTTCTAACAGTGCATTAGTGGCTACTGTTGTCCCCATTTTTACTACTTCTATAGCTTCCGTAGGAATCGCCTCATCCTGAGAAATACCAATAATATCCCGAATTCCTTGGATAGCTGCATCTTGATATTGTTCAGGATTTTCTGAGAGTAATTTATAAACGATAATCCACTGCTGATTAGGCAGATTTACAATTAAAAATCGTTCCGGATGCTTTAATAATCTTTCTATAATTTTCTGATTATTTGTAACCGCAACTATATCGGTAAATGTTCCACCACGGTCAGCAAAGAATTTTAACATTTCTCTGTTTATTTAATGCTCTAGAAGTAGAATAACAAGACTTATTAGAGTATTTCTACTTCGACTGTAAAATATTTTGACTACGAGTATTGATTGGCAGGAATATTTATCATACAAATTGAGTATTTTTAGGTATATTTTATATTTTTTGGCTAATTTTCTGGTAAAATAATTTAATATAAATTAGTATTACATTTAATTTAAGTATATCGTGTCTGCAAAAGATATCTTCCATGATATTGTCAAAGCAGCTTTACAAAAAGATGGCTGGCTAGTTAACAAAGACCCATTATATTTGCGTCTAGGTGATGACCAAATACGGATTGACTTAGGTGCAGAACGTTTAATTGTTGCGGAACGGGAAAAAGAACAAATCGCTGTTGAAGTTAAGAGTTTCTTAGCACCTTCAGCACTCAACGAGTTTCACACTGCTTTAGGACAATTTCTCAACTATCGAGCTGTATTACAAATACAACAACCCCAAAGAAAGCTATATTTGGCAGTAACTACGGATGTTTACCGAAGTTTTTTCTTGCGAGATTTACCTCAATTAAGTATACAAGTCTATGAACTGAAAATAATTATTTTCGATCCAGTTAATGAGGTAATTGTGGAATGGATAAATTAAATAATTACCGTCAATTGATTCGCCAAATAATTAATGAATATGCCCAAATGAAGCCGAGTAATGGGGATATTCAAGTTTATACTTTTTGTGATGAGGTCAATGACCATTACCAAGTTTTTCATGCTGGATGGGATGGATATCAACGCATATTTGGTGCTTTAATTCATTTGGATTTAATTGAAGGGAAAATTTGGATACAGTATGACGGTACTGAAATAGGAGTGGCAAATGATTTAGTGGCATTGGGTGTAGCTAAAGAAGATATTGTTTTGGCATATCACTCACCTTTTATGCGTCAATTTGATGGTTTTGCAGTTGGGTAGTTATATAAAAAATTGAAGGTGCGTTAGCCTACGGCATAACACACCCTACTTCTTAATTACCTGTACCTACTGAATAATATAGGGGCATCATTGCCCCTACGAATCTTCTAGTTGACCGACGCGACGTATATTGAGAATGTCGCTCATTTTTTTAATTTGGGTAAACACTTGCTCTAGTTGTGGGCGATCGCGTATTTCTATACCTAAGTCCATTAATGCTGGTTGTCCGATCGCAGTTTTTACTTGAGCATGGCGAACGTTAATCCCCTGGTCGCTTAAACGTGACAAAATATCTTTTAATACTCCGACGCGATCCAGTGCTTCAATTTGCACGTTTACGGGGTAAGTATGGGGACGTGCAGTATGTTCTGGAGTATTGTTCCACCCTACTGGTACTAGCCGTTCATATTCCACACTTTCGAGATTATTACACCCTTGGCGATGAATAGAAATGCCGCGTCCACGGGTAACTACGCCAATAATCGGTTCTCCAGGAATGGGGGTACAACACCCAGCCAGGTGATACACCAAACCTTCTACCCCAACAATTGGCGAATCGCTGGCGCGGGAATGGGTTGCTGGTGCATCTCGCAAAGCTTTGGCGTTGCTGGGTGACTCTTTGGGTAAATATGGGGGTGCAACAACCATAGGTTGTTGTGCTTTTACCACTTCTCGCCAACGGTTGAGAACTAAATTCAGGGTGATTTCTCCGTAACCCAAACCTGCAAGTAAATCTTCAACGCTGTGGTAGTTACATTTTTCAGACACGCTGTGCATTGCGTCTGATTTTAAGAGACTTTCAAAACCAGTTTTACCCAGTTCTTTTTCTAATAATTCTCGACCTCGAGCCACATTTTCTTCCCGGCGCGATCGCTTATACCATTGTTTAATGCGATATTTAGCGGCGGAAGTTCTGACAAAATTTAACCAATCCAAGCTAGGATGGCTGTTCTTTTGCGTCATCACTTCCACAATATCGCCATTGTGCAACCGCGTTGACAGTGGTACCATGCGCCCATTGACTTTAGCTCCAGCACAGTGGTTACCTACTTCTGTATGAATGCGATAAGCAAAATCAACACTGGTAGAACCTGGACTTAAAGGAATTACATCACCTTTGGGGGTGAAAACATAGACATCATCTTCAAATAAATTATCTTTGACACTATCAAGATATTCTTGAGCATCCTTTAAGTCACTTTGCCATTCCAGCAGTTGCCGCAACCAAGTAAATTTCTCATCTGTAGCTGTTAAATGGCTATTATTAGAATTGCCTGTTTCTTTATATTTCCAGTGGGCAGCAATCCCATACTCAGCAATATGGTGCATTTCCATTGTCCGGATTTGCACTTCTAAGGGACGACCAGTCAGCCCAATTACGCCAGTATGTAATGACTGATAACGGTTTGGTTTTGGTAGCCCAATATAATCTTTAAATCTACCAGGAATTGGGCGAAAGGCATCATGCACTACCGCTAAAGCACGATAGCATTCTTCATTGGTCTCAACGATAATCCGCAGCGCTGCCAAATCATAGATTTCATGAAATTCTTTTTGCTGTCGCTGCATCTTCTGGTAAATACTATAAAGATGCTTAGGACGACCGCTAATATCAAGACATTTAATCCCAGTTTGTTGTAGGCGATCGCGTAAAGTTGCTGTAGCCTTCGCTAATTTCTCTTCTCGTGATGTCCGTTTTTCAGAAACGTGCTGTTGAATTTCGCGGAAAGCTTCTGGTTCTAAATATTTAAAAGATAAATCTTCTAGTTCCCATTTAAAGTGCCAGATCCCCAAACGATTAGCTAAGGGTGCAAAAATATCTCTGGTTTCTTGGGCAATGCGACGGCGTTTTTCCTCTGGCATAAATTGCAGAGTTCGCATATTATGCAGACGGTCAGCCAACTTCACCACAATAACGCGAATATCCTGTGCCATTGCTAAAAACATCCGCCGAAAATTTTCTGCTTGACTTTCGGTTTTGCTTTTGAAATTGATTTTAGAAAGTTTGGTGACACCTTCTACTAATTGCCGTACATCTGAACTAAATAGCTCTTCTATTTGTTCAATTGTAATATCTGTATCTTCAACTACATCATGGAGAAATCCAGCTGCTATCATATCAGCACTACCGCCTAAGTCACGCAGTAATCCTGCCACTGCAACGGGATGACAAATATATGGTTCTCCCGATTTTCGGTATTGTCCTTGATGCAGTTGATAAGCGAATTGGAATGCTCGAGCAATTAAAACTGTATCATTATGCCTTCGATCGTCTTCCGCTACGCCACCATTTCTGTATGACTCTTTTAAACATTTTTTGAGCCACTCCGGAAGAGGAACATCAATGGAAGAATTGAGAACTATGGTACTCATACAAAGAGAACTAAAGGTGATCTGTGGATAGGGTTTAGAGAGGAGCAAACTAACAGCATCGCCGCAGGAAAATGCTAATGCCAAAGGCCGGTACAAAAAACCTTGAGAAGATGATTAATAATTTTCAATGATAATCATCAAGTGAGAGCTTTAAGTTACATAATTCCTATATATTTCTGGCAAACGAAGCCTCAAAGCGTGACTTGAGGCTTCTTGTTCTAAAAAGAGCTGAAGAAAGATTATTGTAGAAAAATTACTTGACATTAATACTATCTTAACTACCACTGGATGTCTCTAAATCAAGAGAAATATCAGGACTTGGCAAATTTGTTAGAGCAATTCCGCTCCGATGCCAATAAGACCACACTAGATGCAAGCAAACTGCGAGAGCGTTTAGCCTCCTTAAATCAATTGTTTGGGCAGCAGATTCTACCTTTACCTGAACTGAATTCGCGAGAGCAGTCTTATCGGACAGAGATTGGCAAGCAGTTGCGCCTATTGGAA contains the following coding sequences:
- a CDS encoding hydantoinase/oxoprolinase family protein produces the protein MLKFFADRGGTFTDIVAVTNNQKIIERLLKHPERFLIVNLPNQQWIIVYKLLSENPEQYQDAAIQGIRDIIGISQDEAIPTEAIEVVKMGTTVATNALLERKGDRVVLLITKGFKDALRIGYQNRPDIFALHIVLPTMLYEQVIEVDERYDAQGNKLIAVNLAQVKQDLQAVYNTGIRSCAIVFMHSDRYHNHEQQVYQIAQEIGFTQISVSHQVSPLMKLVSRGDTTVVDAYLTPILRRYVNQIASQLPGVKLMFMKSDGGLVTAQQFQGKDSILSGPAGGIVGAVQTSKRAGFELVITFDMGGTSTDVAHFKGEYERQLESEIAGARMRVPVLAINTIAAGGGSILLFDGSSYRVGPESSGSNPGPACYRRGGPLAVTDANVMLGKIHPQYFPAVFGIEGNLPLYQEIVTAKFTQLAEDIKTATGNNRTPEQVAAGFIAIAVENMANAIKKISLQRGYDVTQYVLCCFGGAGAQVACLIADTLGMKQIFLHPYAGVLSAYGMGLADIRAIREKGVEQPLTSALISQLQNLIANLATQAASEISNDYNTQQQEIVAKLNLKYEGTNSILIIDFKPEVSAMRASFEAEHKSRYGFIQLEKQLIVESASVELIQKMDTPEEPLVTRTRSLDEKPQAVEQVRMFTSEQWHNTPVYRREDLQTEDVIHGPAIIVEKISTIVVEPNWEAELTERNHLILNRKD
- a CDS encoding XisI protein, which gives rise to MDKLNNYRQLIRQIINEYAQMKPSNGDIQVYTFCDEVNDHYQVFHAGWDGYQRIFGALIHLDLIEGKIWIQYDGTEIGVANDLVALGVAKEDIVLAYHSPFMRQFDGFAVG
- the patD gene encoding heterocyst frequency control protein PatD, whose amino-acid sequence is MSLNQEKYQDLANLLEQFRSDANKTTLDASKLRERLASLNQLFGQQILPLPELNSREQSYRTEIGKQLRLLEIDIMFFQGARQVSTAQARLQTISDRLTTLIQYCDTILRPEDTEEKS
- a CDS encoding RelA/SpoT family protein; this encodes MSTIVLNSSIDVPLPEWLKKCLKESYRNGGVAEDDRRHNDTVLIARAFQFAYQLHQGQYRKSGEPYICHPVAVAGLLRDLGGSADMIAAGFLHDVVEDTDITIEQIEELFSSDVRQLVEGVTKLSKINFKSKTESQAENFRRMFLAMAQDIRVIVVKLADRLHNMRTLQFMPEEKRRRIAQETRDIFAPLANRLGIWHFKWELEDLSFKYLEPEAFREIQQHVSEKRTSREEKLAKATATLRDRLQQTGIKCLDISGRPKHLYSIYQKMQRQQKEFHEIYDLAALRIIVETNEECYRALAVVHDAFRPIPGRFKDYIGLPKPNRYQSLHTGVIGLTGRPLEVQIRTMEMHHIAEYGIAAHWKYKETGNSNNSHLTATDEKFTWLRQLLEWQSDLKDAQEYLDSVKDNLFEDDVYVFTPKGDVIPLSPGSTSVDFAYRIHTEVGNHCAGAKVNGRMVPLSTRLHNGDIVEVMTQKNSHPSLDWLNFVRTSAAKYRIKQWYKRSRREENVARGRELLEKELGKTGFESLLKSDAMHSVSEKCNYHSVEDLLAGLGYGEITLNLVLNRWREVVKAQQPMVVAPPYLPKESPSNAKALRDAPATHSRASDSPIVGVEGLVYHLAGCCTPIPGEPIIGVVTRGRGISIHRQGCNNLESVEYERLVPVGWNNTPEHTARPHTYPVNVQIEALDRVGVLKDILSRLSDQGINVRHAQVKTAIGQPALMDLGIEIRDRPQLEQVFTQIKKMSDILNIRRVGQLEDS
- a CDS encoding dual specificity protein phosphatase family protein encodes the protein MYKFAAASENETIVFGAARPGYSSQKINQWIEFMQSQNIQRVCCLLHETQLNRYSNLLQIYQNNFGVERVCWAPIEDFQLVNNETLTQKILPFLLLANQASEKVVVHCAGGIGRTGHILAAWLVSARGFSNQAAISAVRKTGRNPYEAAIAAFLKGRNPCQVIAELNQLLDDCRLTSKSML
- a CDS encoding XisH family protein; its protein translation is MSAKDIFHDIVKAALQKDGWLVNKDPLYLRLGDDQIRIDLGAERLIVAEREKEQIAVEVKSFLAPSALNEFHTALGQFLNYRAVLQIQQPQRKLYLAVTTDVYRSFFLRDLPQLSIQVYELKIIIFDPVNEVIVEWIN